One segment of Trichlorobacter ammonificans DNA contains the following:
- a CDS encoding proton-conducting transporter transmembrane domain-containing protein: protein MPLNGFASFDISNIVVASALLLLLAGVPGLFCAVRAGQRLAALLTVAAAAAGIPAAVMAAFQPPVAWQLSWGLPFGPARLALDPLSCFFLLPVFLVAGCGALFALKYRPARSGRDRFLTLLYALMPGSMAFILLSRDAVSFLLAWEGMALSAAFLMLADHEEPPVREAGILYLIATHTSTLVLVAFFGMLFHLSGSFVFPATGSLPATPALATLLFLASLAGFGAKAGLMPLHVWLPSAHANAPSHVSALMSGVVLKMGVYGIVRTVSLFDAPPLWWGGLLLALGTLSAVGGVAFALGQHDLKRLLAYHSIENIGIIAMGLGIGLAGMSLGNSAVALLGLAGGLLHVLNHATFKSLLFFGAGAVIHATGSRELDRAGGLIRVMPRTAACFMVGAAAICGLPPLNGFVSELLVYLGLLRQAVGGSGWLTVLAVAAIPALALVGGLAVACFVKVVGVVFLGEARQPRPAAPHEPPWQMLAPMGVLAVLCGGIGLLPLAMAPLLEAVAGGFTGLEVAPGALADQAPLLRLSLLAAVLLGLCGLLALAYRFRLQSAPRGSSGTWGCGYPAPSPRMQYSASSFAASLVEILSPLLRPHAHRPEIAGPAPKPSRFASHVPEVVLDLVVLPFLHRAEAWSAPLRRLQHGHLHLYMLYIFAVLCALLLWVL from the coding sequence CAAACATCGTTGTTGCCTCGGCCCTGCTGCTGCTGCTCGCAGGGGTGCCGGGGCTTTTTTGTGCCGTCAGGGCCGGTCAGCGTCTTGCCGCCCTGCTGACCGTCGCGGCGGCAGCTGCCGGCATTCCCGCCGCCGTCATGGCTGCGTTCCAGCCCCCGGTCGCGTGGCAGCTCTCCTGGGGACTCCCCTTTGGCCCGGCCCGGCTGGCCCTTGATCCCCTTTCCTGCTTTTTCCTGCTGCCGGTATTCCTGGTGGCCGGTTGCGGCGCCCTGTTCGCGCTGAAGTACCGGCCGGCCCGCAGCGGTCGCGATCGTTTTCTCACGCTCCTGTACGCCCTGATGCCCGGCTCCATGGCCTTTATCCTGCTGTCCCGCGATGCCGTCTCCTTTCTGCTGGCCTGGGAGGGGATGGCGCTCTCCGCGGCGTTTCTGATGCTGGCAGACCACGAGGAACCCCCGGTCAGGGAGGCCGGTATCCTCTACCTGATCGCCACCCACACCAGCACCCTGGTGCTGGTTGCGTTCTTCGGCATGCTGTTCCATCTCAGCGGTTCCTTCGTATTTCCCGCCACCGGTTCGCTTCCGGCGACACCAGCGCTTGCGACGCTTCTGTTTCTGGCCTCCCTGGCGGGATTCGGCGCCAAGGCCGGACTGATGCCGCTGCATGTCTGGCTCCCTTCGGCCCATGCCAACGCCCCCAGCCACGTTTCGGCCCTGATGTCCGGCGTGGTGCTGAAAATGGGAGTGTACGGCATCGTTCGCACGGTGTCGCTGTTCGATGCCCCGCCGCTCTGGTGGGGAGGGCTGCTGCTGGCCCTGGGAACGCTCTCGGCGGTGGGAGGGGTGGCCTTTGCCCTGGGACAGCACGACCTGAAGCGGCTTCTGGCCTACCACAGCATCGAGAACATCGGCATCATCGCCATGGGACTGGGGATCGGTCTGGCCGGGATGTCCCTGGGCAACTCCGCCGTCGCCCTGCTGGGGCTGGCCGGCGGGCTGCTGCACGTGCTGAATCATGCCACCTTCAAGTCGTTGCTGTTCTTCGGCGCCGGCGCGGTAATCCATGCCACCGGCAGCCGGGAGCTGGACCGGGCAGGGGGCCTGATCCGGGTGATGCCCCGTACCGCCGCCTGCTTCATGGTGGGGGCGGCGGCCATCTGCGGCCTCCCTCCCTTGAACGGCTTTGTCAGCGAACTGCTGGTCTACCTGGGGTTGCTGCGACAGGCGGTGGGGGGCTCCGGCTGGCTGACGGTGCTGGCGGTGGCGGCCATTCCCGCCCTGGCACTGGTGGGGGGGCTGGCGGTGGCCTGTTTCGTCAAGGTGGTGGGGGTCGTCTTCCTGGGGGAGGCGCGGCAGCCCCGTCCGGCCGCTCCCCATGAACCTCCCTGGCAGATGCTGGCCCCCATGGGCGTTCTGGCGGTTCTCTGCGGGGGGATCGGTCTGCTCCCTCTGGCGATGGCTCCCTTGCTGGAAGCGGTGGCCGGCGGTTTTACGGGCCTGGAGGTGGCGCCGGGGGCGCTGGCCGACCAAGCGCCGCTTTTGCGGCTGAGTCTGCTGGCCGCGGTTTTGCTGGGGCTCTGCGGACTGCTGGCCCTGGCCTACCGCTTCCGGTTGCAGAGCGCTCCCCGCGGCAGCAGCGGGACCTGGGGATGCGGCTACCCGGCGCCGTCGCCGCGGATGCAGTACTCCGCCTCCTCCTTTGCCGCTTCCCTGGTGGAAATCCTGTCGCCGCTGCTGCGTCCCCACGCCCATCGCCCGGAGATCGCCGGGCCGGCGCCGAAGCCGTCCCGTTTCGCCAGCCACGTGCCGGAGGTGGTGCTGGACCTCGTAGTGCTGCCCTTCCTGCACCGGGCGGAGGCGTGGAGCGCTCCGCTGCGCCGGCTGCAGCACGGCCACCTGCACCTGTACATGCTCTACATCTTTGCCGTGCTCTGCGCACTGCTGCTCTGGGTACTGTGA
- a CDS encoding respiratory chain complex I subunit 1 family protein yields the protein MADTLIHILLLLTMPPLLLGVINRVKAIGAGRRGAPLLQPYHDLWRLLRKGTVFSRTTTWVFRAGPLVTLAATATAALMVPFGGHEAPVSFSGDLLLFAYLFALARFCTTLAALDTGSSFEGMGAAREVTFGCLAEPVLFIVLVALARESGSLSLTVMLTYASGSMWPAQAAPLLLMVAALFILFLVENCRIPFDDPTTHLELTMIHEVMVLDHSGPAFGAILYAAALKLFVLGALVLHVALPFSDAAGITGWAGFVASLLALAILVGIVESAMARLRLLKIPQVLLMAAALAAFALLLTVR from the coding sequence ATGGCCGATACCCTGATCCATATCCTGCTGCTGCTGACCATGCCCCCCCTGCTTCTGGGGGTGATCAACCGGGTCAAGGCGATAGGTGCCGGGCGGCGGGGGGCGCCGCTGCTGCAGCCCTACCATGATCTCTGGCGACTGCTGCGCAAGGGAACGGTCTTTTCCCGCACCACCACCTGGGTCTTCCGGGCCGGGCCGCTGGTGACCCTGGCGGCAACGGCAACGGCGGCACTCATGGTTCCCTTCGGCGGGCACGAAGCGCCGGTCTCCTTCAGCGGCGACCTGCTGCTGTTTGCCTACCTGTTTGCCTTGGCCCGCTTCTGCACCACCCTTGCCGCCCTGGATACCGGTTCCAGCTTCGAGGGGATGGGAGCGGCGCGGGAGGTGACCTTCGGCTGTCTGGCGGAACCGGTCCTGTTCATCGTGCTGGTGGCCCTGGCCCGGGAGAGCGGTTCCCTGTCGCTGACCGTCATGCTCACCTACGCCTCGGGCAGCATGTGGCCGGCCCAGGCGGCGCCGTTGCTGCTGATGGTGGCGGCCCTCTTCATCCTCTTTCTGGTGGAGAACTGCCGTATCCCCTTTGACGACCCCACCACCCACCTGGAGCTGACCATGATCCACGAGGTAATGGTGCTGGACCACAGTGGTCCGGCCTTCGGCGCCATTCTCTATGCTGCGGCCCTTAAGCTGTTCGTGCTGGGTGCCCTGGTACTGCATGTGGCCCTTCCCTTTAGCGACGCCGCGGGCATCACCGGCTGGGCCGGCTTTGTGGCCTCACTGCTGGCCCTGGCGATCCTGGTGGGGATCGTCGAGTCGGCCATGGCCCGCCTGCGGCTGCTCAAGATCCCCCAGGTGCTGCTGATGGCCGCTGCGCTGGCCGCATTCGCCCTGCTGCTGACCGTGAGGTGA
- a CDS encoding hydrogenase, with the protein MVSFLSDHLLILVMLLNFALLSTGRLTLAVRLATAQGVLLGLLPGILHPLTWHLMTIIVGIILVKGIIIPWLLMSALKKAEIKRELEPFLGFGPTLVVGATVTALAFLYVPRLPLLAAHQGHLFVPASIATLLTGFLLLTTRRKAISQVLGYLILENGIFIFGLLLAEAMPVMVEAGVLLDLLAGIFVMGIVIGHISREFSSLDTSRLSALREK; encoded by the coding sequence ATGGTATCCTTTCTGAGCGATCACCTGCTGATCTTGGTCATGCTGCTCAACTTCGCCCTGCTTTCCACCGGCCGCCTGACCCTGGCGGTGCGGCTGGCCACGGCCCAGGGGGTGCTGCTGGGGCTGCTGCCCGGCATCCTGCACCCGCTGACCTGGCACCTGATGACCATTATCGTGGGCATCATCCTGGTCAAGGGAATCATCATCCCCTGGCTGCTGATGTCAGCCCTGAAAAAGGCGGAGATCAAGCGGGAGCTGGAACCGTTCCTGGGATTCGGCCCCACCCTGGTGGTCGGCGCCACCGTCACCGCCCTGGCCTTTCTGTACGTCCCCCGTCTGCCGCTTTTGGCTGCCCACCAGGGGCATCTCTTCGTGCCGGCCTCCATCGCCACCCTGCTCACCGGCTTTCTGCTGCTGACCACCCGGCGCAAGGCCATCTCCCAGGTGCTGGGCTACCTGATTCTTGAAAACGGCATCTTCATCTTCGGCCTGCTGCTGGCTGAGGCGATGCCGGTGATGGTGGAGGCGGGGGTGCTGCTGGACCTCCTGGCCGGCATCTTTGTGATGGGGATCGTCATCGGCCATATCAGCCGCGAGTTTTCATCCCTTGATACGTCGCGGCTCTCGGCGTTGCGGGAGAAATGA
- a CDS encoding complex I subunit 5 family protein — protein sequence MILLLLILPLPAALLAWLITSEDRRPLLLPVVAVPHFLLSLFCAVQADSRISGGWIDLDPLGAVVLLTISLLFLCCAWYAVGYLRHDRPDRSNRVLVPALLLCLAAMTLVCCARHLGLLWVAVAATTLTMAPLVYFNRNARSIEATWKYLMIGSVGIALALLGVYFLAYATLVAGLAGTLNLDDLLAVAPALDRGWLKAAFIFLLTGFGAKLGLAPLHTWKPDAYGEAPGLVGALLAGGLTNCGFLALMRVVQVMTAAGGDDRFFRQSLLAMGLFSMALAAVFLVRQADFKRLLAYSSVEHVGILALALGLGKGALFGMLLHLVGNGLLKGVMFLSSGNLHRAYGSKSTLGMRGALQVLPWSGSLFLAGFLAISAFPPSLIFLSELGIATSAFRQGNWLVGGLFLAILAVVFLGMAPTVLGMVLGPPSGNLPDTGFRDRLQNTLPPACLLLAVVLLTLWMPPFLGELLLQGADLLGGMP from the coding sequence ATGATCCTGCTGCTGCTCATCCTGCCGCTGCCGGCTGCCCTCCTTGCCTGGCTGATCACCTCCGAGGATCGGCGACCGCTACTATTGCCGGTGGTTGCCGTGCCCCATTTTCTGCTGTCGCTTTTCTGCGCCGTGCAGGCGGACAGCCGCATCTCCGGCGGCTGGATCGACCTGGACCCCCTGGGAGCGGTGGTGCTGCTGACCATCAGCCTGCTCTTCCTCTGCTGTGCCTGGTACGCCGTGGGGTACCTGCGGCACGACCGTCCCGACCGCTCCAACCGGGTGCTGGTGCCGGCACTGCTGCTCTGTCTCGCCGCCATGACCCTGGTCTGCTGCGCCCGTCACCTGGGGCTGCTCTGGGTGGCGGTGGCGGCAACCACCCTGACCATGGCTCCTCTGGTCTACTTCAACCGCAACGCCCGCTCCATCGAGGCCACCTGGAAATACCTGATGATCGGTTCCGTCGGCATCGCCCTGGCCCTGCTGGGGGTCTACTTCCTGGCCTACGCCACCCTGGTGGCCGGCCTGGCGGGAACCCTCAACCTGGACGACCTGCTGGCCGTGGCCCCGGCCCTGGACCGGGGCTGGCTGAAGGCCGCCTTCATCTTCCTGCTGACCGGCTTCGGCGCCAAGCTGGGGCTGGCGCCGCTGCATACCTGGAAGCCGGATGCCTACGGCGAGGCGCCGGGGCTGGTGGGGGCGCTGCTGGCCGGCGGCCTGACAAACTGCGGCTTCCTGGCCCTGATGCGCGTTGTGCAGGTCATGACCGCCGCCGGTGGCGATGATCGCTTCTTCCGCCAGTCGCTGCTGGCCATGGGGCTCTTTTCCATGGCCCTTGCCGCCGTTTTTCTGGTTCGCCAGGCCGACTTCAAGCGGCTTTTGGCCTACTCCAGCGTTGAACACGTGGGGATCCTGGCCCTGGCCCTGGGGCTGGGCAAAGGGGCGCTCTTCGGCATGCTGCTGCATCTGGTGGGCAACGGTCTGCTCAAGGGGGTCATGTTCCTCTCCTCCGGCAACCTGCATCGTGCCTACGGCAGCAAGAGCACCCTGGGAATGCGGGGAGCGCTCCAGGTGCTTCCCTGGTCCGGCAGCCTGTTCCTGGCCGGGTTCCTGGCCATCAGCGCCTTTCCTCCGTCGCTGATCTTCCTGAGTGAGCTGGGGATAGCCACCAGCGCCTTCCGCCAGGGAAACTGGCTGGTGGGCGGCCTGTTTCTGGCGATCCTGGCCGTCGTGTTCCTGGGAATGGCCCCCACGGTGCTGGGGATGGTGCTGGGGCCGCCGTCGGGGAACCTGCCGGACACCGGTTTCCGCGACCGGCTCCAGAACACCCTCCCCCCGGCCTGTCTGCTGCTGGCCGTGGTGCTGCTCACGCTCTGGATGCCGCCCTTCCTCGGCGAGCTGCTGCTTCAGGGGGCAGACCTGCTGGGAGGGATGCCATGA
- a CDS encoding hydrogenase large subunit: MTGGTRTMLLLENPGAAAIDDIPLLKTDAFLQEVYVACADGWRVSSYFGVPDASSVRLYAVLADDRQGRLGVVSTLARGRVTSLATICPQLSLFEREIAEQCGLVPDGHPWLKPVRFPAGGVGITDYYRVEGQQVHEVAVGPVHAGIIEPGHFRFQCHGEEVFSLEISLGYQHRGVEEALTGAPSARMVPLLETVAGDTTIGHLWVGCLLLETLTETAVPPVAQVLRAVALELERLANHTGDLGALAGDVGYLPTASFCGRIRGEFLNLTAELCGSRFGRGMLRPGGVGFDLPEATLSGFLERLQAAHRDLAGAAELLWQTPSVMNRFEGTGRVSSETAAELGLVGPAARACGLDRDIRRTHPFGIYRDHPPACQQGGQGDVLARAMQRWLEADTSAALITRLLDDLPTGPLGSTLPEQLPANRFVVALTEGWRGEICHVALTGGDGRFTRYKIVDPSFHNWQGLAMALRGEQISDFPLCNKSFNLSYCGFDL, translated from the coding sequence ATGACGGGGGGAACGCGGACCATGCTGCTGCTGGAAAATCCCGGCGCGGCCGCCATCGACGATATTCCGCTGCTGAAAACCGATGCGTTTCTGCAGGAAGTCTACGTGGCCTGTGCCGACGGCTGGCGGGTGAGCAGCTACTTCGGAGTGCCGGACGCGTCGTCGGTACGGCTGTACGCGGTGCTGGCCGATGACCGGCAGGGACGGCTCGGGGTGGTTTCAACCCTGGCGAGGGGACGTGTCACCTCCCTGGCGACCATCTGTCCGCAGCTTTCCCTGTTCGAGCGGGAGATCGCCGAGCAGTGCGGCCTGGTCCCCGATGGACATCCCTGGTTGAAACCGGTCCGCTTCCCCGCCGGCGGGGTGGGAATCACCGACTACTACCGGGTGGAGGGGCAGCAGGTGCATGAAGTGGCGGTGGGCCCGGTCCATGCCGGTATCATCGAGCCGGGACACTTCCGCTTCCAGTGCCATGGCGAAGAGGTCTTCAGCCTGGAGATATCGCTGGGATACCAGCACCGCGGGGTCGAGGAGGCACTGACCGGCGCCCCCTCGGCACGGATGGTGCCGCTGCTGGAAACCGTGGCCGGCGACACCACCATCGGCCACCTCTGGGTCGGCTGCCTACTGCTGGAGACGCTGACCGAAACCGCTGTTCCCCCGGTCGCGCAGGTGCTGCGGGCCGTTGCCCTGGAACTGGAGCGGCTGGCCAACCATACCGGCGACCTGGGGGCTTTGGCCGGTGATGTGGGGTATCTGCCCACCGCCTCCTTCTGTGGTCGGATTCGGGGCGAGTTTCTCAACCTGACGGCCGAGCTGTGCGGCAGCCGCTTCGGCCGGGGGATGCTGCGGCCCGGCGGTGTCGGTTTCGACCTGCCGGAGGCGACCCTGTCGGGATTTCTGGAGCGGCTGCAGGCGGCCCATCGGGATCTGGCCGGTGCCGCGGAGCTGCTTTGGCAGACTCCCTCGGTGATGAACCGTTTCGAGGGAACCGGCCGGGTGAGCAGTGAAACAGCCGCCGAACTGGGGCTGGTGGGACCGGCGGCCCGGGCCTGCGGCCTTGACCGCGACATCCGCCGGACCCACCCCTTCGGCATCTACCGCGACCATCCCCCTGCCTGCCAGCAGGGAGGGCAGGGGGATGTGCTGGCCCGGGCCATGCAGCGCTGGTTGGAGGCTGATACCTCGGCCGCGCTCATCACCCGGTTGCTGGACGACCTGCCCACCGGCCCCCTGGGCAGTACGCTGCCGGAGCAGCTTCCCGCCAACCGTTTTGTCGTGGCCCTGACCGAAGGGTGGCGGGGCGAAATTTGCCATGTTGCCCTGACTGGCGGCGACGGCCGCTTCACGCGCTACAAGATCGTCGATCCCTCGTTCCACAACTGGCAGGGGCTGGCCATGGCGCTGCGGGGGGAGCAGATTTCCGATTTTCCGCTCTGCAACAAGAGCTTCAACCTGTCCTACTGCGGTTTCGACCTGTGA
- the nuoB gene encoding NADH-quinone oxidoreductase subunit NuoB yields the protein MLHALIERLRQGHRTMPFPAEPPRLPERFRGLPRLEAGRCPAGCRACVEACPTGAITVEPAGPVIDLGRCLFCPACVAACPQQAISFSNEYRLAARNREDLLVRAGKGMRRAEPLSGRLKSLFGRSFKLRQVSAAGCNACEADTNVLNTLAWDLGRFGVQFVASPRHADGILVTGPVSENMREALLQTLEGVPEPRLVIACGACAIGGGPFRDHPQVHNGVDPLLPVDLYIPGCPPHPATIMDGLLRLLGRID from the coding sequence ATGCTGCATGCACTGATTGAACGGCTGCGCCAGGGGCACCGCACCATGCCCTTTCCCGCGGAACCGCCCCGGTTGCCGGAACGGTTCCGCGGACTGCCGCGCCTGGAAGCGGGGCGCTGTCCCGCCGGCTGCCGGGCCTGTGTGGAAGCGTGTCCCACCGGCGCCATCACCGTCGAACCGGCAGGACCGGTCATCGACCTGGGACGCTGCCTTTTCTGTCCGGCCTGCGTTGCCGCCTGCCCGCAGCAGGCCATCTCCTTCAGCAACGAATATCGCCTGGCGGCCCGTAACCGGGAAGACCTGCTGGTGCGCGCCGGCAAAGGGATGCGTCGGGCCGAGCCGCTGTCCGGCAGGCTGAAGTCGCTCTTCGGCAGGTCGTTCAAGCTGCGTCAGGTCAGCGCCGCCGGCTGCAACGCCTGCGAGGCGGACACCAACGTGCTGAACACCCTGGCCTGGGACCTGGGGCGGTTCGGCGTCCAGTTCGTGGCCTCGCCCCGCCATGCCGACGGTATCCTGGTCACCGGGCCGGTCAGCGAAAACATGCGGGAGGCACTGCTGCAAACCCTGGAGGGGGTACCGGAACCGCGGCTGGTGATCGCCTGCGGCGCCTGCGCCATCGGTGGCGGTCCCTTTCGGGATCACCCCCAGGTCCATAACGGTGTTGACCCGTTGCTCCCGGTGGATCTGTACATTCCCGGCTGCCCTCCCCATCCGGCCACCATCATGGACGGTCTGCTGCGGCTGCTCGGCCGTATTGACTGA
- a CDS encoding N-acetyltransferase, translating to MLRKAQITDVKNIQKLLAVYAGKGDMLSRSLSELYESLRDFYVEVDENDRLLGTSALHIVWEDLAEVRSVAVAEDAGRKGIGSTLVNACIAEARELGLKRVFCLTYKPEFFGKLGFVLVDKSTLPHKVWGDCIKCPKFPDCDENAMILDL from the coding sequence ATGCTGCGCAAAGCCCAGATCACCGATGTCAAGAATATCCAGAAACTGCTTGCCGTCTATGCCGGCAAGGGGGACATGCTTTCCCGTTCGTTGTCGGAACTGTACGAGTCGCTCCGGGACTTCTACGTCGAAGTTGACGAGAACGACCGGCTGCTGGGGACCTCGGCCCTGCACATTGTCTGGGAGGACCTGGCGGAGGTGCGCTCCGTTGCGGTGGCCGAGGATGCCGGCCGCAAAGGGATCGGCAGCACCCTGGTTAACGCCTGCATCGCCGAGGCCCGAGAGCTGGGGCTGAAGCGGGTTTTCTGCCTGACCTACAAGCCGGAATTCTTCGGCAAGCTGGGCTTTGTACTGGTGGACAAGTCCACGCTTCCCCACAAGGTCTGGGGTGACTGCATCAAGTGCCCCAAATTTCCCGATTGCGACGAAAATGCCATGATTCTCGATCTGTAG
- a CDS encoding ATP-binding protein: MPATRLMTFLLTGGLPVTILLVWFAVSSYYSALPVAQGIQRGLALSLGQAIESLATRDPSLQTLQSFRAHDLAYFALIDRRGVIRLHSNPELVGERVDDQRYRPVFELAEAPEYRVRLGTGEEVYEHHQALHLGKTTLALRLALHSWQADQVVRRARSGLLVVLVLTVAAWGFALFSFRLIRKDMARREEMARREHLVHLGELGAVLAHEVRTPLAGIKGYAQLLGERAVDERSGRFAGMIVGEVARLEELVNDLLVYARQEGGRGGSTVVEQAVHSAWELIAEQARQQGVVLAMEGDGSVRVACQPEQMRQLLLNLFANALSVQPSGGTVLVTVTRERRRVVGITVSDNGPGFSEEALGRCFDPFFTTRASGSGLGLAICRTIVDACGGEIMVQNRHAGGAAVVCRLPESLEERG; the protein is encoded by the coding sequence ATGCCCGCAACCCGCCTCATGACCTTTCTGCTGACCGGCGGCCTGCCGGTCACGATCCTGCTGGTCTGGTTCGCCGTTTCCTCCTATTACAGCGCATTGCCGGTGGCGCAGGGCATACAGCGCGGCCTGGCCCTTTCCCTGGGACAGGCCATTGAAAGCCTCGCCACCCGCGACCCCTCCCTGCAGACGCTTCAATCCTTCCGTGCCCACGACCTGGCCTACTTCGCGCTGATCGATCGCCGGGGTGTCATTCGCCTGCACAGTAACCCGGAACTGGTTGGCGAACGGGTGGATGATCAGCGCTATCGGCCGGTCTTCGAACTGGCCGAGGCACCTGAGTACCGCGTCCGGCTGGGTACGGGGGAGGAGGTGTATGAGCATCATCAGGCGCTGCATCTTGGGAAAACGACACTGGCGCTGCGTCTGGCACTGCATAGCTGGCAGGCTGACCAGGTAGTCCGCCGGGCCCGGAGCGGACTGCTGGTGGTGCTGGTGCTCACCGTTGCTGCCTGGGGATTTGCCCTTTTTTCATTCCGCCTGATCCGGAAGGATATGGCACGTCGGGAGGAGATGGCACGCCGGGAGCATCTTGTCCACCTGGGAGAGCTGGGGGCCGTGCTGGCCCACGAGGTGCGCACGCCGCTGGCCGGCATCAAGGGGTACGCGCAGCTGCTGGGGGAGCGGGCCGTCGACGAGCGGAGCGGCCGTTTTGCCGGGATGATCGTCGGAGAGGTGGCTCGCCTTGAGGAGCTGGTGAACGACCTGCTGGTCTACGCCCGCCAGGAGGGCGGCAGGGGGGGAAGCACAGTCGTGGAGCAGGCGGTGCATTCAGCCTGGGAACTGATTGCGGAGCAGGCGCGGCAGCAGGGGGTCGTGCTCGCGATGGAGGGTGACGGCTCCGTGCGGGTGGCCTGTCAGCCGGAGCAGATGCGACAACTGCTGCTGAATCTTTTTGCCAACGCGCTCAGTGTTCAGCCGTCCGGCGGCACGGTGCTGGTGACGGTGACGCGGGAACGCCGTCGGGTAGTCGGGATAACGGTGTCGGACAACGGCCCCGGCTTTTCGGAGGAGGCGCTCGGGCGCTGCTTCGATCCGTTCTTTACCACACGGGCCAGCGGCAGCGGGTTGGGGCTGGCGATTTGTCGCACGATCGTGGATGCGTGCGGGGGTGAGATCATGGTGCAGAACCGGCATGCGGGTGGGGCCGCCGTGGTCTGCCGGCTGCCGGAATCTCTGGAGGAGCGGGGATAA
- a CDS encoding sigma-54-dependent transcriptional regulator, translated as MGEERACILLVEDDATFRSLLAAILEDEGYELEERGDGRRALESLRCRSYDLVLSDVRLPGMSGLELFRTATAEGIAPPFILLTAFGTVEEAVAAIKDGAVDFLTKPLKDPETLRSLVRRTLEANRRERTLVALRERETAGLPPEEVLFAGSVMRRVRRLLTEVAPTRATVLLSGESGTGKELAARIIHLASPRREGPFVALNCAAIPENLLESELFGHEKGAFTGATQARAGKFELAGGGTLFLDEIGELPLALQSKLLRVVQECRFERVGGSREIRVDVRIVAATNRDLATEVQERRFREDLYYRLNVFPVELPPLRERLDGIMLLADYLARQAALRSGMQAPVLGPDVESALREYRWPGNIRELQNVLERAVILGRGRITPADLPTVPGRRTSGGAVPGSGATLRDKERDEIMDALARCGNNRRLAAERLGISRRTLQYRLKEYGLVE; from the coding sequence ATGGGTGAAGAACGGGCCTGCATACTGCTGGTTGAGGACGATGCCACCTTCCGGTCGCTGCTGGCGGCAATTCTGGAGGATGAAGGCTATGAGCTGGAGGAGCGTGGCGATGGTCGTCGGGCCTTGGAGTCGCTGCGCTGTCGTTCTTACGACCTGGTGCTTTCCGATGTGCGTCTGCCCGGCATGAGCGGGCTTGAGCTCTTCCGCACGGCGACGGCCGAGGGGATTGCTCCGCCGTTCATCCTGCTGACCGCTTTCGGTACGGTGGAAGAGGCGGTGGCTGCCATCAAGGACGGTGCCGTCGACTTTTTGACCAAGCCGCTCAAAGACCCGGAAACGCTCCGCAGCCTGGTGCGCCGCACTCTGGAGGCGAACCGGCGGGAGCGGACGCTGGTCGCCCTGCGGGAGCGGGAAACAGCCGGTTTGCCACCGGAGGAGGTACTTTTTGCCGGAAGTGTCATGAGGCGAGTCCGCCGTCTGCTCACGGAGGTGGCCCCGACCCGTGCCACCGTGCTGTTGAGTGGCGAGTCCGGCACCGGCAAGGAGCTGGCGGCCCGGATCATTCACCTGGCCAGTCCGCGACGGGAAGGGCCGTTTGTCGCGCTCAACTGCGCCGCCATTCCGGAAAACCTGTTGGAGAGTGAGCTGTTCGGCCATGAAAAGGGAGCTTTTACCGGTGCCACCCAGGCCAGGGCCGGTAAGTTCGAGCTGGCTGGCGGCGGTACCCTGTTCCTGGATGAGATCGGTGAACTGCCGCTGGCGCTGCAGTCCAAACTGCTGCGGGTGGTTCAGGAATGCCGTTTCGAGCGGGTGGGGGGCAGCCGTGAGATCAGGGTTGATGTTCGGATTGTTGCGGCAACCAACCGCGACCTGGCCACCGAAGTGCAGGAACGGCGCTTCAGGGAGGATCTTTACTACCGTTTGAACGTCTTTCCGGTGGAGCTGCCTCCCCTGCGTGAGCGACTGGACGGAATCATGCTGCTGGCGGACTACCTTGCCCGCCAGGCGGCACTGCGCAGCGGCATGCAGGCGCCGGTACTGGGGCCGGACGTTGAGAGCGCCCTGCGGGAGTACCGCTGGCCCGGCAATATCCGCGAACTGCAGAACGTACTGGAGCGGGCGGTTATCCTGGGGCGCGGCCGGATTACCCCGGCAGACCTGCCGACTGTTCCGGGTAGGCGGACGTCGGGTGGAGCAGTTCCGGGCTCCGGTGCCACCCTGCGCGACAAGGAGCGGGACGAAATTATGGACGCCCTGGCCCGCTGCGGCAACAATCGCCGGCTGGCCGCCGAACGGCTGGGAATTTCCCGCAGGACGCTGCAGTATCGTTTGAAGGAGTACGGTCTGGTGGAGTGA
- a CDS encoding RrF2 family transcriptional regulator translates to MRLSTKSRYGLRALFDMAYNCGTQSAQVQDISRRQQISPRYLEQIFQNLKQAGILKSKRGPNGGYSLARTPDQITVLEIIKATEQDVLMVDCAGEGKRSKRRKNECPFEGNCVTQTVWKDANDLLEGLFGSLTLATLCQRGAEMGLPREQDQRMMYYI, encoded by the coding sequence ATGCGCCTTTCAACCAAGAGCCGTTACGGCTTGCGGGCCCTGTTCGACATGGCATACAACTGCGGCACCCAATCCGCCCAGGTACAGGATATTTCACGGCGTCAGCAGATTTCTCCCCGCTACCTTGAACAAATTTTTCAGAATCTGAAGCAGGCAGGTATCCTGAAAAGCAAACGCGGCCCCAACGGCGGCTACTCCCTGGCACGCACGCCGGACCAGATCACCGTGCTGGAGATTATCAAGGCCACGGAACAGGATGTGCTGATGGTTGACTGCGCCGGCGAGGGCAAGCGGAGCAAGCGGCGCAAGAACGAGTGTCCCTTTGAAGGAAACTGCGTCACCCAAACGGTCTGGAAGGATGCCAACGACCTGCTGGAAGGACTGTTCGGCTCCCTGACTCTGGCCACCCTCTGTCAGCGCGGTGCGGAAATGGGTCTGCCGCGGGAGCAGGACCAGCGGATGATGTACTATATCTGA